In the genome of Arachis hypogaea cultivar Tifrunner chromosome 9, arahy.Tifrunner.gnm2.J5K5, whole genome shotgun sequence, the window GAAGGAAGACCATCAATGATTTCGAGGCCGTAATCAACACAAAGTTGTTAGTCATGAAGTTCGTTACCGATGACGGATCTATAGGATCCATAAGAGGAGACCTTGAGACAGCGGTCGCTTGTGACAATACCAGCCTCTCCCTAAGAAAGAAGTCCAAGGAGGCCTCCGGTGTGTTCATAGCCGACCTAGATGCCAGAGTAGACGACAAACCCAGTCCGGAACCAGAAGGGGATCTGGAGAAGTTCAAGATTGGCGAGGAAGAGGAAAGATTCACGTTCGTCAACAAGAACCTCCCGCGCGAGTTGAAGGAGCCCTTGGTCGAAATGATAAGAGCCAATGGGGACTTGTTTGCCTGgacgccagccgacatgccgAGCATAGACCCAAAAATCATCTCACATCATTTAGCCGTCAAGGCGGAAGCACGTCCAGTAGCCCAACGGAGGAGAAAAATGTCGGCGGAAagagcagaggaggtggccaaGCAGACGGCCGGCCTCCTTGAAGCAGGCTTTATACGAGAAGTGGACTATTCGACATGGCTCTCGAATGTAGTTTTGGTGAAAAAGCACAACggcaagtggagaatgtgcgtagactactctgacctcaacaaagcatgtcccaaGGATTGCTTCCCCCTCCCTAACATAGACGCACTCGTCGATGCTGCGGCGGGATACCGGTATCTaagtttcatggacgcctactccgattacaaccagataccgatgcaccgtccAGACGAAGACaagacggcgttcataacgccaggaggaacTTTCTGCTATAAGGTGATGCCATTCGGCCTAAAAAATGCGGGGGCAACAtaccagaggctgatgaataGGATATTCCACGACCTCATAGGGAAGACCGTTgaagtctatgtggatgacatccTAGCAAAAACAACACGACCTGGCGACCTCCTGAACGACCTGGCGAGTGTATTCGCGTCCCTCCGGCAACATGGCATGAGATTGAACCCCCTCAAGTGTGCTTTCGCCATGGAAGCTGGAAAGTTCCTCggattcatgataacccaaagagggGTAAAAGCTAACCCAGAGAAGTGCCAGGTGATACTCCAGATGAAGAGTCCAGGTAGCGTTAAGGACGTTCAAAGGTTGGCAGGACGGCTGGCCTCGTTATCACGTTTTCTCAGAGCGTCGGCAACAAAGGCCCTATCGTTCTTCAACCTCATGAAGAGAGGAATGGCATTCGAATGGACGCTCGAATGCAAGCAAGCCTTTCGACATTTTAAGGAAATCCTGGCGGCACCCCCTGTCCTCGGGAAGCCAAAAGACGGGGAGCCATTATACCTGTACCTCGCCATAACAGGAGAAGCCTTGGCCGCAGTTTTGATACGAGAAGAAGGAAGGGTACAACAGCCAGTCTATTTTGTCAGCAGGGCCCTACAAGGGGCAGAGTTGAGATATAACAAATTGGAAAAATTAGCCCTGGCACTCCTGACCTCTTCGCGGAGGTTAAAGCAGTACTTCCAAAGTCACCAGATTGTCGTGAGGACGGACCAGGGGATCCGGCAAGTGCTCCAAAAACCCGACTtggcgggaagaatgatgaccTGGTCCATTGAACTTTCTCAATACGACATACGATACGAACCCCGGCAAGCCATTAAAGCGCAGGCGATGGCAGATTTTCTAGTGGAAGTAACGGGGATCCAGTCGAAGACACgaacacacggtggaagctccatgtagACGGAGCCTCCAATCAAACGTTCGGGGGCGCCGGGATCATCCTGGAAAGCCCGGCTGGAGTCGTATACGAACAGTCAATTAAGTTCGAATTCCCCGTTTCAAATAACCAAGCGGAGTATGAAGCCCTTATAGGAGGCTTAACCTTAGCAGCAGAAGTCGAAGCAGCAAGGTTGGAGATATGCAGCGATTCACAAATCGTTACCTCCCAAGTGAACGGGAGCTATCAAGCTAGGGACTCACTGTTACAGAAATACTTGGAAAAAGTCAAGGACTTAAGCCGAAAGTTCGAAGAAGTCACGATCCAGCACGTCccgagagaaaggaacacacgggcagacctctTGTCAAGGCTAGCTAGCACCAAGCCGGGAGAGGGCAACCGGTCTCTAATCCAAGGAAAGGCGAAAGAGCCGGCAGTCACACTACACCTCTCGAAGCTAGGCCCCTCCTGGTCGGATCCCATTATCGACTTCTTAGAAAACGGCAAGCTCCCCGACAACGAAAAAGATGCCAAAAAGCTAAGAAGGGAGGCCGCCAGATATGCCATCATCCAAGGACAGCTTTTCAGGAAGGGATTCAATCATCCCCTACTGAAGTGTTTGCATCCCGACCAAACGGATTACGTCCTCAGGGAAGTCCATGAAGGATGCTGCGGCCACCACATAGgaggcaaagccctagcaaggaagtTAATCCGAGCTGGATATTACTGGCCATCGATGATGGCCGACTCCAAGGAATTCGTTAAGAAGTGCGTCAAGTGCCAAGAAAACGCCAACTTCCATCGTGCACCAGCCTCTGAGCTCAGCTTGCTAACGACCTCTCGACCGTTCTCGCAATGGGGTGTCGACCTCTTAGGACCTTTTCCCGTCGGCCCGGGGCAAGTCAAGTACCTCATAGTCGCTATCGACTACTacacaaaatggatagaggccgaaccactggccagcatatcctcGACCAATTGCAGGAAATTCATGTGGAGACAAGTCATAACACGATTCGGTGTCCCGGAAGTCGTCATCTCGGACAATGGGACACAAttcaccgacaagaagttcaCAGAATTCCTCACCGGCCTGGGCATAAAGCATAGATTCtcctcggtggaacacccacagACAAACGGGCAGGTCGAGTCCGCAAATAAGATCATCCTGCTGGGGCTCAAGAAGCGGTTGGATAACAAGAAAGGCGCTTGGGCCGACGAACTAGCCTCTGTCCTCTGGTCCTACCGAACAACCGAGCAATCCTCCACTAAAGAGACACCCTTTCGACTAACCTATGGGTCAGATGCAGTGATACCCGTAGAGATCGGGGAGCCGAGCCCACGATTAATCCTGAAGGGAGTAGAGGAAACTGTTGAGAAAGACCTGATAGAAGAAACCAGGGAAATGGCCCATCTGGCTGAAGCGGCGCTAAAACAAAGAATGGCCTTGCGCTACAATGCTAAAGCACTTAAAAGAAAGTTCGAAGAaaacgacctcgtcctaaggcgtAATGATATCGGCCCATCCACCCCAGGAGAAGGCAAACTAGCAGCaaactgggaaggaccataccGGGTCAAAGAGGTAATCGGGAGAGGAGCTTACAAACTAGAAAGACTCAACGGCAAGGAAGTCCCGAGGACATAGAATGCAGATAACTTGAGGAGGTTTTATTCCTAAACCATTTATTTTGTAATAGCACTTCAATGTCTTTGTTACAGTGACTGAACCTGCCCAATTACCACATGCTATATTTGCCTATGTTATCTTATTGTTTCTAACTTTTTGAGCGACCACTATGAAAACTAAGGACATGCGGcctcgggactgatcaccccgggagcctccCAGACCAAAAACGCGATAAACGACCATAATAAGAATGCACGCCATAAACGGCCAACGCGAGTAAACAGAAACACGAAGTAAATCAACAACGAGTAAAACAAGAAGTTAAACATACGGGCAAACGATCCCATAAACCCATTAACGGGCACCAAAGTCGCAATACAAAGGTTCAACAAAAAGAAGTTCAAATAGTACAAACATTACTTCTTCGGCATATCAACAACTTTACCATCCTTGATGGTCTTGAAAACTCCGATTGCCGACACGTCGAAGTCCGGAGAAACGATCTTCACCTGAGCTTTGAGGGCATCTTCAGTCATGAAAATCGCATTCTTGCCCTGCTCCTTGACTTCCTTGTGCTTCCGTTTGAACAACTCAGCCTCCTCCCGAGCAGCCTTGGCAGCCGCCTCCGCTTCGTCACGCTCTTTCTCCAGAGCGGACACCAGACCTTGCGCAGCGCTCAGCTGGCTCTTCAAGGTCAGCTCCTGCTCCGTCAAACGGGACACGGAGGTGTCGGTAGTTTTCAATTTCTCCTCGGCTAAAGCAGTCTTTTTCTGGGCGGCGTCAAGCTTGTTCCCCGCTTCAACCAACTGATCCTGAAGCGTTTTTACTTGGGTTTTGTACTTGTTATTGGCATCAACCGCAGACTCAAGCTTCCGACGAAGCGAGGCCATACCGGAAAGCTCAAACTCAGCCTTTCGGGCTATGGCCGCGCCACGGAGAAGGGTACGGTACATCCACCGAGCCTGCCCCGAGAGGTCGGTGCCATGGAAGTGATCCTCCGTGCCCGGAAGCAGCTGGGCATCTATGAATGTCCCAGCATCGAAATTCCTTTCCATGACAGTCAAAACCCCCTCGGGACTAGACTGCGACCTCTGTCTCTTGGGGGTGGGGATGACGGAcaactcttcctcctcctcccggCGAGAGGAGGACGAGTGCCCGGGAATAGAAACCTCGGGAGGAATTGGGGTTGCGGAAGTCGGAGTGGCAGCTTTAGCAGACGCATCGACTTCAGGAGGAGGCACTTCTGGAGGAACCGTCGCCTGCTGTCCTCCAGTCTCCTCACCCTCGTCATCCTGAAGAAAGGTTTGGTACAAGTTATCCATGCCGGTCACTTCGGCAGAAAGCCCCACTACATAACAAATTGaaaaaatgaacaagttaatGGAAGCAGCAATGGAAAATTTAAACAAGCGACTACACGACAAGAGAAACTCACGGATATAATCTCGGGCGGCCTCCCGGTTACCCATGAGGAGATGGGGATTCGCATTATTCCTCCCAAGAACCGCCCACAAAATGTCGGCTATCCGCCGATCCACGGTCTACATCCCTTTATAAGTAACCTTGATAAAAGGATTAGACcccgccccgaaactccaataCGTCGGGATGAGGCGCTCCTTTTCCAAAGATAACCAAAAAGGGTGACGACCCTTAACTGGGCGGACCTTAAAATACTTGTCCTTGAACCCATGGTAGGAGTCCTCGAACAAGCCAAAGATTCTCCGGCCCTGGGCAgaccggaaggacatgaaccctttcTTGTGTTTCCCCTCCTTTGAAGGGTTAGTTAGattaaagaaaaagaggaagacgTCGACAGAGATCGGTAGCTCTAAGTACTCGCACACCATCTCGAAGCAGCGAATGGatgcccagctgttcggatgcaaTTGAGACGGTGCCACGGAAATTCGGTTTAGGAGGCTCATTTGAAAGGGGGAAAAGGGGATGCGGACCCCGACCTGAGTGAACATGGCCTTGTAAAACCAGATCCAATCGGCAACCCGGGGGGCATTGAAATTAATCTCATAAAGCCGCTCGTGAGGGGCGGGGACATAAACATCATAGTTCGCCTCCTCGTCGGTACCCCCACAGAGATATTCGGCCTGGCGAAATTCCGTGAGCTCCTCCTCACCCATCTGATTGGGAGAGTTCCTGAGGTCGGAAACCACCCACGCATACGGGTCATAACCCGCGGCGGAGCTAGAAGCTCGGCTAACgacacgaggcatacctacagtgggggcaccgCGCGGTTAGTCCGTGAGGTCGGAATCCGGGAAAAACCCAAAGAAACCCCACGTGCCGTGACCACGAGGGGGACCAAACAAACCAAGaccaaaacaaaaacataaaccCCCCATGACACACCAcaatcaacaaaaagaaaaagaaagtgcatCCATGAAAATGCGCCCATGAACAACAAGAAAAGAGCAAGCACAGGAAAAATGATCATAACAAGACATGCAAACAGCCGTTAAAATGAAAGGAAAGAAGTAGTTACCTGgatgaattgagaaaattcaaataagGATGAAGCACACTGGAGCAATAAGAAGAACTTCTAAATGATGAGAGTGTAGGACGAAGGAACAAGCAATATGATCAGGAAGGCAAGCAGAAGAAGAATAAAACGTAAAACTGTTTAAAACCGCTTCAGTGGAAGTGCGAAAGGCCTGGGGGCAGAACAGTCTTTGCACACGTGGGTTTTTTCGACCCTTAATGAGCATTTAATGCCTCTCGCGAAAAACGAGGCGACAAAAGAACGCCCCGAATTGCGAACGGGCACGCATGCGAGCGGCGCGTCCCTCATACGAACGATCGACCTCGCGACAACAGAGAACTCGCCTCCAACGACCCATACGGTCGGTTAACGGCGTGTGGGGGCACTGTAACGGCCTGGCCCAAGCCACGTACGGATCGACCCGACCCACGGAATACCCGACCCGAGCGGTTGATCACGTGCAGCTCACCActcgacccggacacgcgtccctgaccG includes:
- the LOC140175224 gene encoding uncharacterized protein, which gives rise to MEVTLGPGDQARAAGAEGAASVASLRGRRRSPRQHTEQHTRTRPFGGTGGDSAIIMQELRHRVQNLERQLADRDRDGRTTDPSYTPSPESEEEDSHRSRPRRTSASRTEAESTREESPIPRRRNDTIIYSRGRLTRRAARDREDRDGRSERTRQPVIMGATPFHRSILEVRLPKHFDKPTDMRYDGTQDPLEHLTAFEARMNLEGVGDEVRCRAFPVTLAGPAIRWFNGLPQGSIYSFSDISRAFLAQFTTRIAKAKHPINLLGVTQRQGELTRRYLDRFNDECLEIDGLTDSVAILCLTNGLLNENFRKHLTTKPVWTMHEIQTVAKEYINDEEVSRVVAANKRQSSYNQTRQQDNGERPKERTREEAPNKAPRTFPRVGKFTNYTPLTLPIVEVYQQIDEKGILPKPRPLKDRTGGNKNLYCDYHKGYGHLTQDCFDLKDALEQAIREGKLAAFSHLIREPRRCYHDQDEEGKTRSAKRRQEPEGGDHGLTVINVVTAKNAAPRSRSAHKKDAKILSISSSSTRNSKKPPSISFGPEDQWFDDAPENPPMVITARVGTGLVKRILVDTGADLNIMFRNVFDALGLRDADLTTHQHGVIGLGNHFIKPDGIISLPISVGQSQGRRSAMAEFVILRDSTAYNIILGRKTINDFEAVINTKLLVMKFVTDDGSIGSIRGDLETAVACDNTSLSLRKKSKEASGVFIADLDARVDDKPSPEPEGDLEKFKIGEEEERFTFVNKNLPRELKEPLVEMIRANGDLFAWTPADMPSIDPKIISHHLAVKAEARPVAQRRRKMSAERAEEVAKQTAGLLEAGFIREVDYSTWLSNIPMHRPDEDKTAFITPGGTFCYKVMPFGLKNAGATYQRLMNRIFHDLIGKTVEVYVDDILAKTTRPGDLLNDLASVFASLRQHGMRLNPLKCAFAMEAGKFLGFMITQRGVKANPEKCQVILQMKSPGSVKDVQRLAGRLASLSRFLRASATKALSFFNLMKRGMAFEWTLECKQAFRHFKEILAAPPVLGKPKDGEPLYLYLAITGEALAAVLIREEGRVQQPVYFVSRALQGAELRYNKLEKLALALLTSSRRLKQYFQSHQIVVRTDQGIRFSSGSNGDPVEDTNTRWKLHVDGASNQTFGGAGIILESPAGVVYEQSIKFEFPVSNNQAEYEALIGGLTLAAEVEAARLEICSDSQIVTSQVNGSYQARDSLLQKYLEKVKDLSRKFEEVTIQHVPRERNTRADLLSRLASTKPGEGNRSLIQGKAKEPAVTLHLSKLGPSWSDPIIDFLENGKLPDNEKDAKKLRREAARYAIIQGQLFRKGFNHPLLKCLHPDQTDYVLREVHEGCCGHHIGGKALARKLIRAGYYWPSMMADSKEFVKKCVKCQENANFHRAPASELSLLTTSRPFSQWGVDLLGPFPVGPGQVKYLIVAIDYYTKWIEAEPLASISSTNCRKFMWRQVITRFGVPEVVISDNGTQFTDKKFTEFLTGLGIKHRFSSVEHPQTNGQVESANKIILLGLKKRLDNKKGAWADELASVLWSYRTTEQSSTKETPFRLTYGSDAVIPVEIGEPSPRLILKGVEETVEKDLIEETREMAHLAEAALKQRMALRYNAKALKRKFEENDLVLRRNDIGPSTPGEGKLAANWEGPYRVKEVIGRGAYKLERLNGKEVPRT